One Nerophis ophidion isolate RoL-2023_Sa linkage group LG06, RoL_Noph_v1.0, whole genome shotgun sequence genomic region harbors:
- the dhrsx gene encoding dehydrogenase/reductase SDR family member on chromosome X isoform X1: protein MLSFLQTVLLPLLSLYLCGIKVLIYQTFNRSFTLPVLKKQNGRVAIVTGGTRGMGYETARQLARLGMHVVIAGNEKEEGIAAAKTIQTECKEGKAEFVFVDLTSLKSVRQFAETFKGRGLPLHVLVNNAGTMLVPESQTEDGFEFHFCLNYLGHFLLTNLLLDLLKKSGRPDSCSRIVNMSSATHYAGVIQMDDLNRRASYSSHGAYAQSKLALVLFTYHLQEQLMASGSSVIVNAVDPGMVDTALYDNLWSLAQALKKPFAKILFRTPAEGATITVYAAAAAEMEGVGGCYLYNGQKRQSAQTSYDTELQADLWKKSCQLTGLDTA, encoded by the exons ATGCTGAGCTTCCTGCAAACAGTGTTGCTTCCGCTCCTCAGCCTTTACTTGTGTGGAATCAAAGTTCTCATCTATCAGACCTTCAACAGATCTTTTACTCTGCCAG TTTTAAAAAAGCAGAATGGAAGGGTTGCCATTGTTACTGGGGGCACAAGAGGCATGGGCTATGAAACTGCGAGACAGCTGGCAAGACTTGGCATGCATGTTGTTATCG CTGGGAATGAAAAAGAAGAGGGAATAGCTGCTGCAAAGACAATTCAGACAGAATGCAAGGAAGGAAAAG CTGAGTTTGTCTTTGTGGACCTGACTTCCCTGAAATCTGTGCGACAGTTTGCTGAAACATTCAAAGGCAGAGGTCTTCCTCTCCATGTTTTAGTCAACAATG CTGGTACTATGCTTGTTCCTGAGAGTCAGACAGAAGATGGCTttgagttccacttttgtctcaacTACCTTGGACACTTCCTACTAACCAACCTACTGCTGGACTTACTGAAGAAATCAGGAAGACCAGACAGCTGTTCCCGAATTGTCAACATGTCATCTGCAACTCACTATGCTGGGGTTATACAAATGGATGACCTCAACAGGAG GGCTTCCTACAGTTCCCATGGTGCCTACGCCCAAAGCAAGCTAGCATTGGTCCTCTTCACCTACCATCTGCAAGAGCAGCTGATGGCCAGTGGTTCCTCAGTGATAGTCAATGCTGTGGATCCAGGAATGGTGGACACGGCGCTCTATGACAACCTATGGAGCCTTGCTCAGGCTCTCAAAAAGCCATTTGCCAAGATTTTGTTCAGG ACTCCTGCAGAGGGAGCCACAATAACAGTTTATGCTGCTGCTGCCGCCGAGATGGAAGGGGTGGGTGGCTGCTACCTTTACAATGGCCAGAAGAGGCAGTCAGCACAAACATCCTATGATACTGAACTTCAGGCAGACTTGTGGAAAAAGAGCTGTCAACTCACAGGCCTTGACACGGCCTGA
- the dhrsx gene encoding dehydrogenase/reductase SDR family member on chromosome X isoform X2, which yields MGYETARQLARLGMHVVIAGNEKEEGIAAAKTIQTECKEGKAEFVFVDLTSLKSVRQFAETFKGRGLPLHVLVNNAGTMLVPESQTEDGFEFHFCLNYLGHFLLTNLLLDLLKKSGRPDSCSRIVNMSSATHYAGVIQMDDLNRRASYSSHGAYAQSKLALVLFTYHLQEQLMASGSSVIVNAVDPGMVDTALYDNLWSLAQALKKPFAKILFRTPAEGATITVYAAAAAEMEGVGGCYLYNGQKRQSAQTSYDTELQADLWKKSCQLTGLDTA from the exons ATGGGCTATGAAACTGCGAGACAGCTGGCAAGACTTGGCATGCATGTTGTTATCG CTGGGAATGAAAAAGAAGAGGGAATAGCTGCTGCAAAGACAATTCAGACAGAATGCAAGGAAGGAAAAG CTGAGTTTGTCTTTGTGGACCTGACTTCCCTGAAATCTGTGCGACAGTTTGCTGAAACATTCAAAGGCAGAGGTCTTCCTCTCCATGTTTTAGTCAACAATG CTGGTACTATGCTTGTTCCTGAGAGTCAGACAGAAGATGGCTttgagttccacttttgtctcaacTACCTTGGACACTTCCTACTAACCAACCTACTGCTGGACTTACTGAAGAAATCAGGAAGACCAGACAGCTGTTCCCGAATTGTCAACATGTCATCTGCAACTCACTATGCTGGGGTTATACAAATGGATGACCTCAACAGGAG GGCTTCCTACAGTTCCCATGGTGCCTACGCCCAAAGCAAGCTAGCATTGGTCCTCTTCACCTACCATCTGCAAGAGCAGCTGATGGCCAGTGGTTCCTCAGTGATAGTCAATGCTGTGGATCCAGGAATGGTGGACACGGCGCTCTATGACAACCTATGGAGCCTTGCTCAGGCTCTCAAAAAGCCATTTGCCAAGATTTTGTTCAGG ACTCCTGCAGAGGGAGCCACAATAACAGTTTATGCTGCTGCTGCCGCCGAGATGGAAGGGGTGGGTGGCTGCTACCTTTACAATGGCCAGAAGAGGCAGTCAGCACAAACATCCTATGATACTGAACTTCAGGCAGACTTGTGGAAAAAGAGCTGTCAACTCACAGGCCTTGACACGGCCTGA